The Alnus glutinosa chromosome 8, dhAlnGlut1.1, whole genome shotgun sequence DNA segment gTTTACCTTACCTTACCCTGTATCTCTTGTGGCAGTGACCTGGAATATTACTTGCACATATTCACAATTCCTTGCTCAGAAGACACCCACCTGTTGTGTTTCTCTCTCCTCCTTCTATAATGACACAATAGTAAATTGCCCAACCTGCACCTGTGGCTGTCAAAACAATATAACAGATCCTGGGAGCTGCGTAGAGTAAGTCTCTTGTTTATCTTTGTCTTGCGCTTTTTCTCttgctttcctttttctttctctttcacaatttctccatgTTTTGCTTTAAttattgaccttttttttttctttcaacagtCCAGAGTCTCCATATTTAGCTTCAGCAGTAGCAGGTCCAGGAAAATCTACTAATGCACCTCTGGTCCAGTGCACCAGCCATATGTGTCCTATCCGAGTCCATTGGCATGTTAAACTCAATTACAAGGAGTACTGGAGGGTGAAGATTACAATCACGAATTTCAATTACAGAATGAACTACACACAATGGAATCTTGTTGTGCAACACCCCAACTTTGATAATCTAACCCGGCCTTTCAGCTTTAATTACAGGTCCTTAACTCCTTATGCAGGCTTAAGTAAGTTTCATATCTCCAAAATTTAGTTGTATGAAGTAGCCCCTGCATCATTATATAATCTATTTCTGAGCATGGCTTTTGGTTTTGCAGATGATACTGCCATGTTATGGGGCGTCAAGTTTTACAATGATTTGCTCTCGCAAGCTGGCCCTCTAGGGAATGTGCAGTCGGAGCTCCTATTCCGCAAGGATAAATCAACTTTCACTTTTGAAAAGGGATGGGCTTTCCCACGAAGGATTTATTTCAATGGTGATAACTGTGTCATGCCACCTCCAGATGCCTACCCTTGGTTGCCAAATGCGGGTTCCAAACCAATTACCTCCCTACTTCGTTCAGCCTTTACCATCTTGGCATCTTTGGTATTCATATTGGCTTTCGCGTAGAGTGTTATGGGGCAAACCAAAAACGCTATCGGTTCTAGAACACTCCAGAATTTTCCAAAGGGTTGGGATTGCAGCAGAGCTTATGGCAGTCCAGCTGATGGGGCTGAATGAGTTGGGGCTCCAAGTTCAAGCAAGACAAGTGGGGGTTCAGGTGCACTATTGCTTCTCACTGGAAAAGTTTGCTGTTTCAtccgttttatttattggggaTTAGtctttttctacaatttttgtGTAGATTTAGCTGCTGTATTGTACCGTTACTTATATTATACATTTGACGTGTTGTTTGTTGCATATGCACAAAAATATGTTCTCAGCATTGTAAAATAAGGAATTTGATGAAGATATCATAGTTGATATATGATTTGGTTCTATTTCTCATACCTTGTTGCTATCCATTTTCATTGTAAAAATACATGATCAAATCTTATGTtacatgaaaaaaagaaaaaaggatctGCAAGGAGCTCATTGGCAACACTTTttagaaaagttttttttttagtaaaaaaacaaaagcattaacaaacaactaaaaacGCAAAAATACTCACACTAGTCATTACAACCATAAAGTaaaaattactctaaaaaaagGTTTTATCAAACGATCCCAAATGGTTGTACGATAGGTGTACCTGTTATAACTGATGGTCCAGACTCAAACCATCTGGCTTCAGCTGCCTTAAAACTTTCAGGAAAGCATCCTTCCCCCCATAAAATATGTAGTGATCACCATATGGCCAATACTAACAAGAACAGGGAGGCTGCTAGAGTTGAAATTGCGACTGGCTTTGCATAGGCAGAGTTTGGTAGAAATGGGTACGTGTCAGGTGGGGGAAGCTTGCATTCGTCACCATTGAAGTAAACTTTCCGAGGAAATGCCCATCCGTTCTTGAGTGTAAATGTGTCCTTGTTCTTCTGGAGAAGCAGCTCAGACTGGACATTTCCTAGGGGCCCAGCTTCCATTAATAGGTCATTGTAGAATTTCATGCCATAGAACATACCAGTATCATCTGCACACACAAATGTTATTCAGAACTTAATCTCTGAATACCATAAAACTAAGAGAAGTGCTATGCGAGCTCCCTCTTTTACACTCCCAAGTACTTACTTTCTAATGTGATAGTTGCCACGTCAGTTTTTCACTACAacgtttttttaatttcatctgCTTACTCATTTTCTCCGACGGCCACGTTAAGGAGTAAGCACTTAAGGAGAGTGTAAAATAGAGAATtcgtgtagcatttctctaaaaCTAAACAGGCATTGTGTTTGTGTAACAATTTAATTATATGTGTTGGCACCCACTTATGGATTCGTAGGGGACAAGAGGCTTGTAGTCAAAGCTAAAGACTTGGGTGACATTGTTGAGATTGGGATGCTGCGCCACAAGTGACCACTGTGTGTAGTTCATCCGGTAGTTAAAATTAGTGATGGCAACCTTCACACGCCAGTAGTCCTTATAGTTGAGCTTCACATGCCAGTGCACCCGTACAGGGCACATATGATGTGTGCACTGTAGCAATGGTGTATTGTCCTTCTTTGGAGTGTTTATCCCTGCCTTGTGTAATAGCTTTGAATTGCTCCTGTATTTCCACGTTTCAAAAACACATCAGAAACATTCCTAACTAATGATTGTTAATATTACGTTCCTAAGTATCCCACATAGCTTAAATATAATCTTAATCATGTATATACAAGCTCTTGGGTACCCTCCCTTTGCAAGTCGGTTTTCAAGGATGAGTTTTATCCAAAATTTGTATCATTTAGTATCAGAGTTACCACCACGTCGAGTATGGAATCGGACATAGCTCATTGAGTATGGGATTGAATGGGTTGCAGTTTGTTAGTCGAGTCATAGAAAGGGCGACCTATAGGCTGGTACTATGTGTGAGTAGAGTGTTAAGTCATTGAATATTGATAGGTGAATGGAGCCGCCAAAAGAGAAAAGACTAGCATTGGGTCAATGTCGATAGAATGGGCTGCCGTGGACGGCTGCGGAGCGTGGTGGTATGTTATGACTTTAAGTGTCTCACATGCATGGCTTGAGTTCAATTTTAAcctttgtgtatatatataaactattgGACACACTACTTTTGCAAGCAAGAATGAGTTCTACCTAAGGTGCTCTCTAATTACTGTTTGTCTACATGTATCTATATGTATGCATGCTCTGATGCTAATGAAGTAATGGGAAGCTTACATGATACAATTCTTTTTGTTCTGGCAACCACAAGCACAAGATGGACAAGGGGTGATTGTATCATTGTAGAAGGATGAAAAGGAAACACAGCAACTAGGATTCTTGGAGGCAAGAAACTGCGAATAAGTGCATGTCACATTCCATGTCACTGCAtacaaaaatcatttcattAAAATGATCAAATTTATCTGTATAACAAGATATCGAAAAGACTGAAGGAATACTACTCACTAAGTGCTTGAGTTTTCCGCCTGCGATCAGTTGTGAGAAAGACCGTGGATGGCACAATCTTTGCAGGTCCACAAGTGTACCCTGGTCCTGGACCAAGCAAAGTGAAGTTCTTGGGGAGCTTCACTGTTTTATTGGAAGTTCCGGCAAGCCCGACGCTCACCTGGAATGCAGAGACTGAAGCTGTGGGATCCTGTGCCCAACCAGCCAACACACCACCCTTACAGCAATTGGAGAACTGTTGATTGTAAGGAACTCCAGGGAGCAAGTCAACAACTGTGGGATTCCTCTTGCAGCAGTGAGGTACAGCTCCTTTGAACTTGGAGCAGTCTCCTTGCTCTGTGGTTTGAGATCCTACCATCGTCCAGATCACTTCTTTCTTAGCCCAATTCCATCCTAGAGTCCACCCCGGGCTCATGATACCCCGATACATTTGAAAGTTGTTCATTGTCACTGCAGCCTGGTATTATTTATTGACAAGTAGAAGTATATGATCATGATTTTCATTCACTTGATCTATCGCTTCCGTTACGTCATTAACATAGGGTTAAAATCTGCTAGTCATGAAAACAATTCTCAAATTGATACAACACTCACCACATAACCATCTGGTGTCCAAGACATTACATCCCATTTGATCGTTATGTTTCCAGTTGGATCCAACGGATCATATGCCACTAGAATCACACAAAACAGAagcaaaaatgaaacaaatactCAAAAATGAAGCTGTCAACAGAAAAGGAGCAAGAGTGTTACCTGCATGGGAGAACATCATGGCATATAGAACAGCCAAGAGGATGAACTTCAGCTCTGGAACAAAGCAGCATCGCCATCTTTGGCAACAATCTTTGGTCTCATGGAGAATTTCCTGAGCCTGTTTGGCATGATTCTTAAATTCCATGGTCTGAAGTACTTCACCAGCTCACAAACTCCTCCACAAATTACACAAGTTTTTTGTGtgttaaaaaggaaaagaggatTAATAATTGAAAGCCAATGCCTCAAGATGTCTCACCTACTGGTTGTTGGGTACTTCATCTGAtattttcatctctctctctctctctctctgtctctctctgatAGACCaccttatttattttcatttttttttttctctgcttGGTTTCTGCATCTTGAAGCAATAATATAGTAAGGAATGGTGGAAAAGCTGGCGGGAGATTTTGAGAAGTTTGAACACAACGGCTCAACGGTCAGTCATTTCACTGGTTATCAGAGGTGCTCAAGCCAAGTTGTGCTCAAGCCAAGTTGTGTTCAAGCCACGTGATCGAGCTTGAGGACATGTCTGGATTGGACTGCTTTAGCCTTTAAAGAcaagtcttcttttctttttcttttttaatttgtttatttgctATATTCAAGCTAGTACTGCTCCAGGAGATCATATCCATATCCTTCAAGTCTTTTCCCAATAATATTAAGTCCTACTTGAATTATCAAgtatttaattagaaatttcCTGACAAGGCGATAAACTTTAACGTCATTTGTCCAACTCATTAAAcatacaaacgaaaaaaaaaaaaaaaaaattacattaaacattcaaatgaattaaaaaataatacccttaattttattttaatccatataaattaaaacatgttaaaatttttgttcccGTATGAGtagttaaaatgaaaaaaaaaaaaaaaaaacaacaaagaagaaaatctgtggattatgattatcaaagcattaataaaaaattagcaaaaatctctaatattattgttgtgataaatattatattttgatataaataaaactcatataattctgaacattctaaaaaaatacgtaacaaactaaaaagaaatattttttttatgaatacaaaataaaataaaatctttcacTAAATATTTAACGCAATCAAATAGACCTTACATTaggttcaatgcttaatatctcttcagtgtttcaaataaatttttaccttattttgctttcaaaagcaaaaaaacactttcaaaaaatgtcTGGAAATCAAGTAAATCAtacaaactaaaacaaaaatgttccataaaacattcaaatgaattaaaaaataatacctctaattttagtttaatccttataaattaaaacatgttaaaatctgtGTTCCCATATGAGTAGTTTATAAAcgaaaaataagtataaagaaaaaaaaaagagcaagaaGATAACATGATTTAAtctaattatcaaagcattaataaaaaaattagcaagaatctataatattgttagtgtgatacctattatatttaaatacaaataaaacccatgTAATTCTGAAcacttaaaaaattacataacaaactaaataatttttttttttttattttttttttatgaatacaaaataaaacaaaaactttcattaaacatttaacgcaATCAAATAATCCTCACATCAAGATCAATGCTTAATATTTCTTTggtgtttcaaaagtatttatattcaatttatgcacAATaagcaaataaatttttgccgTGTTTGCTTTCCAAAgcataaaaacattttcaaaaaatggcTGGAAATGATGTAAATCAcgtaaacaaaaaaacaaaaacaaaaacaaaaaaaaaaaaattccagaaaaTATAAGACTCTAtatcttagtttaatccatGTACATTAAAGCATGTTTAAATCTTTACTCCCATAGGTTtacatggtttaaaatgaatagtataaagaaaaaaaaaattagcaagaaGAATAatggtttaatctaaatattaaagcattaatacaaaattagtaagaATATCTGAGTGTGATCGATACCTAttgtatttcaatacaaataaaacgcaaataattctgaacatcagaagaaaaaaacacagaaaaataaacattttttttttaataattataggTATacataattgaaaattaaaagtataaaggaaaaaaaaaaatagcaagaagaatacctgaattctaattataaaaatgcatagaacataaaaataccaaacaacaacaacaacaaattttttgattaaatataATCTCCAGTCTGAATAAATGTCAAATtcaacctaaaaaaaaagacCGTAGCATTTTTTACAAAGTTTAAGATCTACGACGAGAATTGACCCTATAGTGTCGGTGGGAAACGTGGCCGGCAAAGACCCCATGCAACCCATCGAGGATCATCATTTGTCGGTGTCTCAAATTGGTTTGGAGTAGGGTAGCCACCACCTGGCTCCAGTTACTTTGAAGGAGTCGCCCCACCCCCACGACCATCAACATCCAGACATGAAAGGTCGCTTTTCGACACCAAATTCCTGCCGATGCGCCGGACTCACAAGAAATAGATGCTACTAGTATAGCAGCATCTCCGGCAACGGTCTTAaatctttatatattatatatttagttAATACAAAGCAAAAATTCCATCTATTagcttgtttttttattttctaaaacatagattttgttttttattatctatttttagGCAAGCACTAATAGACTCAAACTATTGGATGACGTGATAATAAAAATCAGTTATTCAGTTACATgtaattcaatgattaatttttatttgattagcTAAAATTCATAGAATTGCTGGAGATACTTTAAGCGATATTAAAAGTAGgttctaaaagcaaaaaaaaaaaaaaaaaaaaaaaaaaaaaaaaaaaaaaaaacccttttattggaaattattttgtactATAAGAATAGTGTAATCTTTTACATATTGTaatgtgtgtttatatatatatacagggaCAGAAATAGAACATTCAGATGTGCCAAAATATGATTGAagagtcaaatttaattttgataggggccaagcttaatttttaagcctaaaaatacatatatatttaacttaatagaaaatttaaaaagaaaatttgaaaaccaaGGGAGGCCATGGCTCCCCTTAGTCTATATGTAGTTTGGtccttttacatatatatacactatatttttttactttttttgtaaGATTTAAAGTATATCATCTACTAGCTTTTGCTGCTTTTTAGTAATAAATTTCTAGGGAAATAAATTCACCCCTCAAACcgacacttttttatttttagtttttaggtgACCACCTCCTGAAATCTTGTAAGGAAATATatcatcaaactaccatttatgGCACTTGTAGCCCCTCAAAGTACTATTTTGTTGCAAAAAGGCATCTCTattaaggaaaataattttcggGGGACGGAAAACCGTCCCTTGACGgtctctttttaattaaaaaataaaatataataaaaaaagtgtgcTTTGATGTCGACACtttcttattatattttttttttttttattaaaaagagacAGTAAGGGAACGGTTTCCTATCCCTTGTGTATCACCTCTCCTCGATTAGACGTTGGCtttaaaatggatggaaaatacCACATATAACCTATATGTGCATATTTTGAACTTGAAATACTCAAAATACCTTGAATTACTATTTGCAAAGACACTCATAAACTACCAAATTGTAGTAGAACCATCCTTCATCCTTAATTCGATTACCCTTTGAAGTTTTCAGGAGGTGGTCACCCATCAAGATAGTCGACCACCCCTCAACACCTTCActcttcttcctcattttcactttttttttttttttttttttcaggtttggggtaatatttttttttctaattaggTTTGGGGTAATAGAAACATCAGATCTGACATATGCACATGCAAGTCACATATgacttttttcatttattttaaccCCAACATTTAATAGGGGGCCAAatcgcccaaaaaaaaaaaaaaaaaaaaaaaaaaagggtacttTAAAGGGGTTAATAAGTGTTTTTAAAAGTAGTCTAGaataatttgaatattttaatttcaaaataatgcAGATTT contains these protein-coding regions:
- the LOC133875584 gene encoding COBRA-like protein 4, which translates into the protein MEFKNHAKQAQEILHETKDCCQRWRCCFVPELKFILLAVLYAMMFSHAVAYDPLDPTGNITIKWDVMSWTPDGYVAAVTMNNFQMYRGIMSPGWTLGWNWAKKEVIWTMVGSQTTEQGDCSKFKGAVPHCCKRNPTVVDLLPGVPYNQQFSNCCKGGVLAGWAQDPTASVSAFQVSVGLAGTSNKTVKLPKNFTLLGPGPGYTCGPAKIVPSTVFLTTDRRRKTQALMTWNVTCTYSQFLASKNPSCCVSFSSFYNDTITPCPSCACGCQNKKNCIMSNSKLLHKAGINTPKKDNTPLLQCTHHMCPVRVHWHVKLNYKDYWRVKVAITNFNYRMNYTQWSLVAQHPNLNNVTQVFSFDYKPLVPYESINDTGMFYGMKFYNDLLMEAGPLGNVQSELLLQKNKDTFTLKNGWAFPRKVYFNGDECKLPPPDTYPFLPNSAYAKPVAISTLAASLFLLVLAIW
- the LOC133875585 gene encoding protein COBRA encodes the protein MGFLSSSASGSITMLSSFAVLLVLLLSCSSFTSTEAYDALDPTGNITIKWDVKSWTPDGYVAVVTIYNFQQYRHIQAPGWTLGWTWSKKEVVWSMVGGQTTEQGDCSRYKGNIPHCCKKDPTVVDLLPGTPYNQQIANCCKGGVMNSWVQDPANAASSFQISVGAAGTTNKTVRLPKNFTLRAPGPGYTCGPAKIVRPSKFVSDDKRRVTQALMTWNITCTYSQFLAQKTPTCCVSLSSFYNDTIVNCPTCTCGCQNNITDPGSCVDPESPYLASAVAGPGKSTNAPLVQCTSHMCPIRVHWHVKLNYKEYWRVKITITNFNYRMNYTQWNLVVQHPNFDNLTRPFSFNYRSLTPYAGLNDTAMLWGVKFYNDLLSQAGPLGNVQSELLFRKDKSTFTFEKGWAFPRRIYFNGDNCVMPPPDAYPWLPNAGSKPITSLLRSAFTILASLVFILAFA